In Halomarina salina, one DNA window encodes the following:
- a CDS encoding TIGR00266 family protein, which translates to MEYEIDHRPSDSLLTVSLDAGEQIRAESGAMVSHTAGIEMETNATGGFLSSLRRSVMGGESFFQNTFTAREAGEVSFAPPLAGDIEHHPVDGTVYVQSGSYIAATPDIDVDTEFGGARTFFGSEGLFLLRCAGVGPLFMSSYGAIRPVDVRSSEPFVVDTGHIVAFEEGVDFTVRRVGGLKSTLTSGEGLVAEFTGEGRVWLQTRSTDAFLSWLIPKLPQRSSSQ; encoded by the coding sequence ATGGAGTACGAGATCGACCACCGCCCCTCCGACTCGCTGTTGACCGTCTCGCTCGACGCGGGCGAGCAGATTCGCGCCGAGTCTGGCGCGATGGTGAGTCACACGGCGGGCATCGAGATGGAGACGAACGCGACCGGCGGCTTCCTCAGTTCGCTCCGCCGGAGCGTGATGGGGGGCGAGAGCTTCTTCCAGAACACGTTCACGGCGCGCGAGGCCGGCGAGGTGTCGTTCGCGCCGCCGCTGGCGGGCGACATCGAGCACCACCCCGTCGACGGCACCGTCTACGTCCAGTCGGGGTCGTACATCGCCGCGACGCCGGACATCGACGTCGACACCGAGTTCGGCGGCGCCCGGACGTTCTTCGGGAGCGAGGGGCTGTTCCTCCTGCGATGCGCGGGCGTCGGCCCGCTGTTCATGTCGAGCTACGGCGCGATTCGACCCGTCGACGTCCGCTCGTCGGAGCCGTTCGTCGTCGACACGGGCCACATCGTCGCGTTCGAGGAGGGCGTCGACTTCACCGTGCGGCGCGTCGGCGGGCTGAAGTCGACGCTCACGAGCGGCGAGGGACTGGTCGCCGAGTTCACCGGCGAGGGACGGGTGTGGCTCCAGACGCGCTCGACCGACGCCTTCCTCTCGTGGCTCATCCCGAAGCTCCCCCAGCGCTCGTCGAGCCAGTAG